In Thiovibrio frasassiensis, one DNA window encodes the following:
- a CDS encoding phosphomannomutase has protein sequence MPALLPCFKAYDIRGRVPEELDEALAFRIGQAYSTLLAPKKVAIGHDIRISSPALAKSLAAGFLEAGVDVVDLGLCGTEEIYFAAFHLAVDGGIIVTASHNPADYNGMKLVQAGARPISGDTGLKEIERLAVEGKRVTAATPGTLTTLDNTPAYIEHLLGYVETRALKPLKIVANAGNGCAGPIIDRLGARLPFEFIRLQWQPDGTFPNGVPNPLLPENRAITAQAVREHGADFGIAWDGDFDRCFLFDETGAFIEGYYMVGLLAQALLAKNPGGKIIHDPRLVWNTRELVSQAGGQPVLSKTGHAFIKERMRSEDAVYGGEMSAHHYFRDFAYCDSGMIPWLLVAEILSRSGQPLSQLVRARQEAYPVSGEINNRVADPDAVIARVEAFYAETPGGKDYTDGLSFTAEHFRFNIRKSNTEPVLRLNVETRGDRALMEAKTAELLALIRA, from the coding sequence ATGCCCGCACTGCTTCCCTGCTTCAAAGCCTATGATATCCGCGGCCGGGTGCCCGAAGAACTCGATGAGGCGCTGGCCTTCAGGATTGGGCAGGCCTACAGCACGCTGTTGGCCCCGAAAAAAGTGGCCATCGGCCACGACATCCGGATCTCCAGCCCGGCCCTAGCCAAATCCCTGGCCGCCGGCTTTCTCGAGGCCGGCGTGGATGTGGTGGATCTCGGCCTCTGCGGCACCGAGGAGATCTACTTTGCCGCCTTCCATCTTGCGGTGGACGGCGGGATCATCGTCACCGCCAGCCATAACCCGGCGGATTACAACGGCATGAAACTGGTGCAGGCGGGGGCTCGGCCCATCTCCGGAGACACCGGCCTTAAAGAGATCGAGCGGTTAGCGGTAGAAGGCAAACGAGTAACCGCAGCCACCCCGGGCACCCTCACCACCCTGGACAACACGCCCGCCTATATCGAGCACCTGCTCGGTTATGTCGAGACACGGGCATTGAAACCCCTCAAAATCGTGGCCAATGCAGGCAACGGCTGTGCCGGCCCGATCATCGACCGCCTTGGTGCCCGACTGCCCTTCGAGTTCATCCGGCTCCAGTGGCAGCCGGACGGCACCTTTCCCAACGGGGTGCCCAACCCCCTGCTCCCGGAAAACCGGGCCATCACCGCCCAGGCCGTGCGGGAGCATGGGGCCGACTTCGGCATTGCCTGGGACGGCGACTTTGACCGCTGCTTTCTCTTTGACGAGACGGGCGCATTCATCGAGGGCTATTACATGGTCGGGCTGCTGGCCCAGGCCCTTTTGGCCAAAAACCCCGGGGGTAAGATCATCCACGACCCGCGCCTGGTCTGGAACACCCGGGAGCTGGTGAGCCAAGCCGGGGGCCAACCGGTGCTGAGCAAGACCGGGCACGCCTTTATCAAGGAGCGGATGCGCAGTGAAGATGCCGTATACGGCGGCGAGATGAGCGCCCACCATTACTTCCGCGACTTTGCCTACTGCGACTCCGGCATGATCCCCTGGCTGCTGGTCGCCGAGATTCTCAGCCGCTCAGGCCAACCCCTTTCCCAACTGGTGCGCGCCCGGCAGGAAGCCTATCCGGTGAGCGGCGAGATCAACAACCGGGTCGCGGATCCGGATGCGGTCATCGCCCGGGTGGAGGCTTTTTACGCCGAGACCCCGGGGGGAAAGGATTACACCGACGGCCTGAGCTTCACCGCGGAGCATTTCCGCTTCAACATCCGAAAATCCAACACCGAACCGGTGCTGCGCCTCAATGTGGAAACCCGAGGCGACAGAGCGCTGATGGAGGCAAAAACCGCGGAACTGCTCGCCCTGATCCGGGCCTGA
- a CDS encoding ATP-binding protein produces MDIRAKSILSVMLTITILTSVFVFMSIQQQNAQLDNDIRTKRENANFLAENLQDQVFIAYKSRIVSLATTKQEVIDAFARRDREALYQAALPFYKTIKTENPYFSLMHFHLPDNSSFLRMHLPELHSDDLVEIRPIIREVNTLHKQRIGYEVGKMGLFYRVVQPMFAGEEYIGALEFGISHKQLVTLLQQHISPEIAIAVKTESWQKATLVGGKRIEQGEYTFLPLQNGLFAKIAPTILLEHAPDRFAVDGKTYILFSNIELRNFQKKPIAKILVALDISQELANSKNFIIKVILLALFLLVLSSLFLYFSFGQLLNRIVGLNTSLNRSNQNLTTAKAYVDNILASMSDGLLVTTADGRISQANEAFCQLLGYSEEELVENKIFSFFESPAEIEARFAPCGPQKCEISKVERQLLTKDGHRVPVLFSATSLADQDGSLIGIVCIVTDITERKRAETVLREAHSLLEQRVIERTRELAETNTALTREMAERKRAEAELRQAQKMRAIGTLAGGIAHDFNNILTAIIGYTQLAMERVNSDVTCRNYLDGVFLAGQRAKELVHQILTFSRQSEQEKKPIEIHLIVKEALKLLRASLPANIEIVQDIPARSGAVLADPTQIHQIVMNLCTNAYHAMEEKGGTLTVSLSEPAAADISPPLPPGDYLQLMVRDTGCGMDTGLLERIFEPYFTTKEAGKGTGLGLAVTHGIVESHSGHIRVVSTTGLGTTFSIYLPLYKQPPMELKEKSEPQEIPGGTERILVVDDEREIGHLLELFLSDYGYRITSLSDSLAALAWFQANPQEVDLIITDMSMPHLTGKELAKKILAVQPEIPIILCTGFSEQINAESAKQLGIRAFLLKPFQAQEVAGLVRKVLDGTTPQS; encoded by the coding sequence ATGGATATCCGCGCCAAATCGATCCTCTCGGTGATGCTCACCATCACCATCCTGACTTCGGTCTTCGTTTTCATGTCCATCCAACAGCAAAATGCCCAGCTGGATAACGATATTCGAACCAAGAGGGAGAACGCCAATTTTCTCGCGGAAAACCTGCAAGACCAAGTTTTTATCGCATACAAGTCACGGATCGTCAGCCTTGCCACCACCAAGCAAGAGGTGATCGACGCCTTTGCCCGACGTGACCGGGAAGCCCTCTATCAGGCGGCCTTGCCCTTTTACAAGACGATCAAGACCGAAAACCCCTACTTCTCCCTCATGCACTTCCACTTGCCGGACAACTCCTCCTTCCTGCGCATGCATCTGCCGGAGTTGCATAGCGACGATCTCGTCGAGATCCGCCCCATTATCCGTGAGGTGAACACACTCCACAAACAACGGATCGGCTACGAAGTCGGCAAAATGGGACTTTTCTACCGGGTTGTGCAACCGATGTTCGCCGGCGAAGAGTATATCGGCGCCCTGGAGTTCGGCATCAGCCATAAACAACTTGTCACCCTCTTGCAGCAACACATCAGCCCCGAGATCGCCATTGCCGTCAAAACAGAGAGCTGGCAGAAGGCGACCCTGGTTGGAGGCAAACGGATCGAACAGGGAGAATATACCTTTTTGCCCCTGCAAAACGGCCTTTTCGCAAAAATTGCCCCCACGATTCTACTGGAGCATGCCCCAGACCGCTTCGCCGTCGATGGCAAGACCTATATCCTTTTCTCCAACATCGAACTGCGCAATTTCCAAAAGAAACCCATTGCCAAGATTCTCGTTGCCCTGGACATCAGCCAGGAACTGGCCAACTCCAAAAATTTCATCATTAAGGTCATCCTGCTCGCCCTGTTTCTTCTCGTGCTTTCCAGCCTGTTTCTCTACTTCAGCTTTGGTCAGCTGTTGAACCGGATTGTGGGTCTCAACACCTCCCTAAACAGGAGCAACCAAAATCTCACCACAGCCAAGGCCTATGTGGACAATATCCTTGCCTCCATGAGTGACGGCCTGCTGGTAACCACCGCCGACGGCAGAATCAGCCAGGCAAATGAAGCATTCTGCCAACTGCTCGGTTACTCGGAAGAGGAGCTGGTGGAAAACAAGATCTTTTCCTTCTTTGAAAGCCCGGCGGAGATAGAGGCACGTTTTGCTCCCTGCGGACCACAGAAATGCGAGATCAGCAAGGTAGAACGTCAGCTCCTCACCAAGGACGGGCATCGCGTGCCGGTGCTCTTCTCGGCAACCTCTCTTGCGGACCAGGACGGCAGCCTCATCGGCATTGTCTGCATCGTCACCGATATCACCGAACGCAAACGGGCGGAAACCGTCCTGCGCGAGGCGCATAGTCTGCTGGAACAACGGGTTATCGAGCGCACCCGTGAGCTGGCTGAAACAAACACCGCCCTGACCAGGGAGATGGCGGAACGCAAACGGGCGGAAGCAGAGTTGCGCCAAGCCCAAAAGATGCGGGCCATCGGCACCCTGGCCGGCGGCATTGCCCATGATTTCAACAACATCCTCACGGCCATCATCGGCTACACCCAGCTGGCCATGGAACGGGTGAACTCGGATGTCACCTGCCGCAATTATCTCGACGGGGTTTTTCTTGCCGGGCAACGGGCCAAGGAGCTGGTCCACCAGATCCTCACCTTCAGCAGGCAAAGCGAGCAGGAGAAAAAACCCATCGAGATCCATCTGATCGTCAAGGAGGCCTTGAAGCTGCTGCGCGCTTCCCTGCCGGCCAATATCGAAATCGTTCAGGATATTCCGGCCCGCTCCGGAGCCGTGCTCGCCGATCCCACCCAGATCCATCAGATAGTCATGAACCTCTGTACCAATGCCTACCATGCCATGGAGGAAAAGGGCGGCACCCTCACCGTTTCGCTTTCCGAACCGGCTGCGGCAGATATTTCTCCCCCCCTACCACCCGGCGACTATCTGCAACTGATGGTGCGCGACACCGGCTGCGGCATGGATACCGGGTTGCTTGAGCGGATCTTTGAACCCTATTTTACCACCAAGGAAGCGGGCAAGGGCACCGGCCTCGGCTTGGCCGTGACCCACGGCATCGTCGAAAGCCATAGCGGCCACATTCGGGTGGTCAGCACCACCGGCCTGGGCACCACCTTCAGCATTTACCTGCCCCTGTACAAACAACCGCCAATGGAGCTCAAGGAAAAGTCGGAACCCCAAGAGATCCCGGGCGGAACAGAACGGATTCTGGTGGTGGACGATGAACGGGAAATCGGCCACCTCCTCGAACTCTTTCTCTCCGACTATGGCTACAGGATTACCAGCCTCTCGGACAGCCTCGCTGCATTGGCCTGGTTCCAGGCCAATCCGCAGGAGGTGGATCTGATCATCACCGACATGTCCATGCCGCATCTCACCGGCAAGGAGCTTGCCAAGAAAATTCTGGCGGTGCAGCCGGAGATTCCCATCATCCTCTGTACCGGATTCAGCGAGCAGATCAATGCGGAGAGCGCGAAGCAACTCGGGATCCGTGCCTTTCTTCTCAAGCCGTTTCAGGCACAAGAAGTGGCAGGTCTGGTCCGCAAGGTGTTGGACGGCACCACGCCGCAATCATGA
- a CDS encoding NADP-dependent isocitrate dehydrogenase — protein sequence MTSQKIIYTEVDEAPALATYSLLPILQSYTRGSGIAVEKNDISLAGRIIANFPENLSESQRVPDYLGELGKLVKLPTTNIIKQPNISASIPQLQGAIKELQEQGYAIPDYPEAPKTEAEKALQLRFAKVLGSAVNPVLREGNSDRRAAASVKRFGQKNPHRMMKPWPAESKTRVAHMTAGDFYGSEKSVTLNKPCEARIEFVGADGATTVLKERTALLAGEIIDVSAMQVASLRTFYAEQIQAAKQEGVLLSLHLKATMMKVSDPVMFGHCVSVFYRDVFAKHAAAINELGVNVNNGLGDLYAKVQSLPEVQRQEIEADIQAVYTKNCQLAMVDSSKGITNLHVPNNIIVDASMPVVIRDGGRMWGADDQLHDTIAMVPDRCYATIYQEVVLDCKQHGAFDPATMGSVANVGLMAQKAEEYGSHDKTFMAPGKGIIRMVDTASGETLLAQEVAEGDIFRGCQTKDAPIRDWVKLAVNRARATNTPAIFWLDANRGHDAELIAKVRAYLPNHDTTGLDIRIMQPVEAMRFSLARIRKGEDTISVTGNVLRDYLTDLFPILELGTSAKMLSIVPLMNGGGMFETGAGGSAPKHVEQFLREGHLRWDSLGEFCALVPSFEHIHATFKNEKAQLLAETLDAAIGKFLENERSPSRKVGELDTRGSHFYLALYWAEALAGQSKDQEMQARFAKVAQALAANEARIVAELNSAQGKPMDIGGYYRPDVAKTTRAMRPSPTLNAIIDGV from the coding sequence ATGACCAGCCAAAAGATTATCTATACGGAAGTCGACGAAGCGCCTGCCCTGGCAACCTATTCCCTGCTCCCGATCCTGCAGAGTTACACCAGGGGCTCGGGTATTGCCGTGGAAAAAAATGATATCTCCCTGGCCGGGAGAATCATCGCCAACTTCCCGGAAAATTTGAGCGAGAGTCAGAGAGTCCCTGATTATCTGGGCGAGTTGGGCAAGCTGGTCAAGCTGCCGACGACCAATATCATCAAACAGCCCAATATCTCCGCGTCGATTCCCCAATTGCAAGGGGCGATCAAGGAGCTGCAGGAACAAGGATATGCCATTCCGGACTATCCCGAGGCGCCGAAAACCGAGGCGGAGAAAGCGCTGCAGCTGCGGTTTGCCAAGGTCTTGGGCAGCGCGGTCAATCCGGTGTTGCGGGAAGGAAATTCCGACCGCCGGGCAGCGGCATCGGTCAAACGGTTTGGCCAGAAAAATCCGCATCGGATGATGAAACCCTGGCCCGCCGAGTCGAAAACCCGGGTCGCCCATATGACGGCAGGGGATTTTTACGGCAGTGAAAAGTCGGTAACGCTTAACAAGCCATGCGAGGCACGGATCGAGTTTGTCGGCGCGGATGGCGCGACCACGGTACTCAAGGAGCGGACCGCCTTGCTTGCCGGGGAGATTATCGATGTTTCGGCGATGCAGGTGGCCAGCCTGCGCACATTTTACGCAGAGCAGATCCAGGCGGCGAAGCAGGAAGGGGTGTTGTTGTCGCTCCATCTCAAGGCGACCATGATGAAGGTTTCGGACCCGGTCATGTTCGGCCACTGTGTTTCCGTTTTTTATCGGGATGTTTTTGCCAAGCACGCTGCGGCGATCAACGAGCTGGGGGTGAACGTCAACAACGGTCTGGGGGATCTTTACGCCAAGGTCCAATCCCTGCCCGAGGTGCAGCGGCAGGAGATCGAGGCTGATATCCAGGCGGTCTATACGAAAAATTGCCAGCTGGCCATGGTGGATTCCAGTAAGGGGATCACCAACCTGCATGTCCCCAACAATATCATTGTCGACGCCTCCATGCCGGTGGTGATCCGGGACGGCGGCCGGATGTGGGGCGCCGACGATCAGCTGCACGACACCATCGCCATGGTGCCGGACCGCTGCTATGCCACGATCTACCAGGAGGTTGTGCTCGATTGCAAACAGCACGGCGCTTTTGACCCGGCCACCATGGGCTCGGTGGCCAATGTCGGGCTGATGGCGCAAAAGGCCGAGGAGTACGGCTCCCACGACAAGACCTTTATGGCGCCGGGGAAGGGCATAATCCGCATGGTCGACACGGCTTCCGGCGAGACCCTCCTTGCCCAAGAGGTGGCAGAGGGCGACATCTTCCGGGGCTGCCAGACCAAGGATGCGCCGATCCGGGACTGGGTAAAACTGGCGGTGAATCGTGCCAGGGCCACCAATACCCCGGCGATCTTCTGGCTGGATGCAAACCGGGGTCACGATGCCGAGCTCATCGCCAAGGTGCGGGCATACCTGCCCAACCACGATACCACCGGCCTCGACATCCGGATCATGCAGCCCGTGGAGGCGATGCGCTTCTCGCTGGCCCGGATCCGCAAGGGGGAGGATACCATCTCCGTGACCGGCAATGTCTTGCGCGACTATCTCACCGATCTTTTCCCCATTCTCGAGCTGGGCACCAGCGCCAAGATGCTCTCCATCGTGCCGTTGATGAACGGGGGGGGGATGTTCGAAACCGGGGCGGGCGGTTCAGCGCCCAAGCATGTGGAGCAATTCTTGCGGGAAGGGCATCTGCGCTGGGATTCCCTCGGGGAGTTTTGTGCGTTGGTCCCCTCCTTTGAGCATATCCATGCCACCTTCAAAAACGAAAAAGCCCAGCTTTTAGCGGAAACGCTCGATGCGGCCATCGGCAAGTTTCTTGAAAACGAACGCTCCCCCTCCCGCAAGGTGGGCGAGCTCGATACCCGGGGCAGCCATTTCTACCTGGCCCTCTATTGGGCAGAGGCGTTGGCCGGCCAGAGCAAGGATCAGGAGATGCAGGCGCGGTTTGCCAAGGTGGCGCAGGCCCTTGCCGCCAACGAGGCAAGAATTGTCGCTGAGCTGAACTCGGCCCAGGGCAAGCCGATGGATATCGGCGGCTATTACCGGCCGGATGTGGCGAAGACCACGCGGGCCATGCGCCCCAGCCCGACCTTGAATGCAATAATAGATGGGGTTTGA
- a CDS encoding hemerythrin domain-containing protein, translating to MYHLPARRRGEVLPGRIIWRDTYSIGNEEIDAEHQHLIELDNDIAASGEKVAKIKGDIVALYDYVKTCFQHEEEYMLALGYPQFEEHKKRHERIIAKMNTIMKQSGKLDALVV from the coding sequence ATGTACCATCTTCCTGCACGCCGCAGGGGTGAGGTTCTGCCTGGGCGAATTATCTGGCGCGACACATACAGCATCGGCAACGAAGAGATCGACGCCGAACACCAACACCTGATCGAGTTGGACAACGATATCGCCGCCAGCGGGGAAAAAGTCGCGAAGATCAAGGGGGACATCGTTGCCCTCTACGACTATGTGAAAACCTGTTTTCAGCACGAAGAAGAATACATGCTCGCGCTTGGCTACCCGCAATTTGAGGAACATAAAAAAAGGCATGAGAGGATCATCGCCAAGATGAACACCATCATGAAGCAGAGCGGCAAGCTGGATGCTCTGGTTGTATAA
- a CDS encoding heavy metal-binding domain-containing protein, whose translation MIITTTPSLDGKRITAYLGVVAGEAIVGANLFRDLFAGITDIVGGRSGAYEKELRQAREIALEELRAAASQLGANAIVGVDLDYEVLGEKNGMLMVSASGTAVRVE comes from the coding sequence ATGATCATTACCACCACCCCCTCCCTTGACGGAAAAAGAATCACCGCCTATCTTGGCGTGGTCGCCGGCGAAGCCATTGTCGGCGCCAACCTGTTTCGCGATCTCTTTGCCGGCATCACCGATATCGTGGGCGGCCGTTCCGGCGCTTACGAAAAAGAGCTGCGCCAGGCCCGAGAAATTGCCCTGGAAGAACTCCGCGCGGCCGCAAGCCAGCTCGGAGCCAATGCCATCGTCGGGGTGGACCTCGATTACGAGGTGCTTGGCGAAAAAAACGGCATGCTCATGGTCAGCGCCAGCGGCACCGCGGTTCGCGTTGAGTGA
- a CDS encoding diguanylate cyclase, whose protein sequence is MKTILVVDNHPVVLKLLVEFLKRMGHEVISAEDGLAALEILKKVTPDIVFTDLIMPNISGEKLCQVIRSRPELKEVHIIIYSSTMLEDEAHILSLGAAACIAKGPFKNTEAHIAQVIEHIDNGTLPALQGKILGGEDLYKRHITSELLCSKRHYEIIFNSMPEGVMEFTLEGKIFHANAAAMGLCGLQEENLLASSFFDLFTGEHRERVRALLHSPGQDPVIIDDTAPILLNGKMITIHFLPSQDEEHTFIIAIMRDLTEKITAARELELLRHQQERILNTVSEGIFGLDQENHVTFVNPAALAMLGYEPHDLAALGNKLHEIVHYHKPDGRAYPLTDCPIHATGQDGIVRKGTETFWRKNGESFPVRYTATPIQEDYEITGTVVTFADITERKKMEEKLRESAMTDELTSLFNRRGFMTLADKLIKISVRDKNDLLLVYVDFDNLKWINDTLGHSVGDQALIEAATLLQDTFRLADIVARLGGDEFVILCTDNSALGNERNILIRLNETIEKTNRMTNRQYPLSLSVGVGRFEHLSPCSIDDLLRQADQAMYKNKGEKKTLHLDGYKH, encoded by the coding sequence ATGAAAACGATTCTGGTGGTGGACAACCACCCTGTTGTCTTGAAACTGCTGGTGGAATTCCTGAAAAGAATGGGCCACGAGGTGATCAGCGCGGAAGACGGACTTGCGGCCCTGGAGATTCTCAAAAAGGTAACCCCGGACATCGTCTTCACCGACCTGATCATGCCCAATATCAGCGGGGAAAAGCTCTGTCAGGTTATCCGCAGCCGTCCCGAACTCAAAGAGGTCCATATCATCATCTATTCATCCACCATGCTTGAGGATGAAGCCCATATTCTCAGCCTCGGGGCCGCTGCCTGCATCGCCAAGGGACCTTTTAAGAATACCGAAGCGCATATCGCCCAGGTTATCGAACATATCGACAATGGCACCCTCCCTGCATTGCAGGGCAAGATTCTCGGCGGCGAAGACCTCTACAAACGCCATATCACCTCGGAGCTCTTATGTTCCAAACGGCATTATGAAATCATCTTCAACAGCATGCCCGAGGGAGTGATGGAGTTCACCTTGGAGGGCAAGATCTTCCATGCCAACGCTGCCGCCATGGGGCTGTGCGGCTTGCAGGAAGAAAACCTGCTCGCCTCCAGCTTTTTTGATCTTTTCACCGGAGAACACCGGGAGCGGGTGCGCGCGTTGCTGCACAGCCCTGGCCAAGATCCGGTGATCATCGATGACACCGCGCCCATCCTGCTCAACGGCAAGATGATCACCATCCATTTTCTCCCCAGCCAGGATGAGGAACACACCTTTATCATCGCCATCATGCGGGATCTCACCGAAAAAATCACTGCGGCGCGGGAACTCGAGCTGCTGCGCCACCAGCAGGAACGCATCCTCAATACGGTGAGCGAAGGGATCTTCGGCCTCGACCAGGAAAACCACGTCACCTTTGTCAACCCCGCCGCCCTTGCCATGCTTGGCTATGAGCCCCATGACCTGGCGGCCCTGGGCAACAAACTGCATGAAATCGTCCATTACCACAAGCCTGACGGCAGGGCGTATCCCCTGACCGATTGCCCGATCCATGCGACGGGTCAGGATGGCATTGTCCGCAAGGGCACCGAAACATTCTGGCGAAAAAATGGGGAGAGTTTTCCCGTCCGCTATACCGCCACCCCGATTCAGGAAGACTATGAAATCACGGGCACAGTGGTCACCTTTGCCGATATTACCGAACGCAAGAAAATGGAGGAAAAGCTCCGGGAATCGGCAATGACCGATGAGCTTACCTCCCTGTTCAACCGGCGCGGCTTCATGACCCTGGCCGACAAATTGATCAAGATCAGCGTGCGCGACAAAAACGACCTCCTGCTCGTCTATGTGGATTTTGACAACCTGAAATGGATCAACGACACCCTGGGCCACTCCGTGGGCGACCAAGCACTCATTGAAGCCGCCACCCTGCTGCAAGACACCTTCCGTCTCGCCGATATTGTCGCACGGCTGGGCGGAGACGAATTTGTCATTCTCTGCACGGACAACTCGGCACTGGGCAATGAGCGAAACATTCTGATCCGCCTGAACGAAACCATCGAAAAAACCAACCGGATGACAAATCGGCAATACCCGCTCTCCCTCAGTGTCGGGGTGGGCCGCTTCGAACATCTGAGCCCCTGCTCCATCGACGACCTCCTCCGCCAGGCAGACCAAGCCATGTACAAAAACAAGGGAGAGAAAAAAACCCTCCACCTGGACGGCTATAAACACTAG
- a CDS encoding rubredoxin: MDKYECPCGYVYDPAEGDYENGIEPGTAFADLPDDWVCPKCGAEKENFYKV, translated from the coding sequence ATGGACAAGTATGAATGCCCCTGCGGATATGTGTATGACCCGGCGGAAGGCGATTACGAAAACGGCATTGAGCCGGGCACTGCCTTTGCCGATCTTCCCGATGACTGGGTCTGCCCCAAGTGCGGCGCGGAAAAGGAAAATTTTTATAAGGTGTAA
- a CDS encoding NAD(P)/FAD-dependent oxidoreductase, whose product MAKTIKILGGGPSGLTAAIVLQKAGYQAQVHEKNHDVGRVFYGDLQGLENWSEERDVLDEFQALGLAINFDCTPFSALTVFNGEKAWPFTSSRPGFYLIRRGAMAGSLDQGLKEQALAAGVDIFFNQPLAPAEADIVASGPLVHHRFAIDKGFVFKTSLPDAAYGLVNDRAAYKGYAYLLAAKGYGCLCTVLFDNFSEVNRCLAETERLFKKFVDFDMEEPKPVGGLGGFLLAPVFQDKQQLLVGEAAGLQDMLWGFGIRTAVLSGALAAQSLIEGTSYQELARRRFLDKQKASFVNRYLWERFGRNNYSHIMDRIDRSRDHRKFFHDCYNLNLLHRLAYPFAFHSLKKRYNLFSNDVQ is encoded by the coding sequence ATGGCCAAAACCATAAAAATTCTCGGCGGTGGGCCCTCAGGACTCACGGCCGCCATCGTCCTGCAAAAGGCTGGGTACCAGGCCCAGGTCCATGAGAAAAACCATGATGTGGGGAGGGTGTTTTACGGCGACCTGCAGGGGCTGGAAAACTGGTCGGAAGAACGCGACGTACTCGACGAGTTCCAAGCCCTTGGTCTGGCGATCAACTTTGACTGCACCCCCTTTTCCGCCCTCACCGTCTTCAATGGCGAAAAAGCTTGGCCCTTCACCTCTTCGCGCCCCGGCTTTTATCTGATCCGGCGCGGAGCCATGGCGGGCAGCCTGGACCAGGGTCTCAAGGAGCAGGCCCTGGCGGCCGGGGTCGACATTTTCTTTAACCAGCCCCTCGCCCCCGCAGAGGCGGATATCGTCGCCAGCGGCCCCCTGGTGCACCACCGCTTTGCCATCGACAAGGGGTTCGTCTTCAAGACCTCTCTGCCCGATGCGGCCTACGGCTTGGTCAATGACCGGGCGGCGTACAAGGGGTATGCCTACCTCCTGGCCGCCAAGGGGTATGGCTGCCTCTGCACCGTCCTCTTTGACAACTTTTCCGAGGTAAACCGCTGCCTGGCCGAAACGGAACGACTCTTCAAGAAATTTGTCGACTTCGACATGGAAGAACCAAAACCGGTGGGCGGGCTGGGCGGTTTTCTCCTGGCCCCTGTTTTTCAAGACAAACAGCAGTTGCTGGTCGGGGAGGCGGCAGGGCTGCAGGATATGCTTTGGGGTTTCGGCATCCGCACCGCCGTGCTTTCCGGCGCTCTGGCGGCGCAAAGCCTCATCGAGGGTACGAGCTACCAGGAGTTAGCCCGTCGCCGATTCTTAGACAAACAGAAAGCCAGCTTCGTCAACCGCTATCTCTGGGAGCGATTCGGCCGCAACAACTACAGCCACATCATGGACCGGATCGACCGCAGCCGAGACCATCGTAAATTTTTTCATGATTGCTACAACCTGAACCTTCTGCACCGTCTCGCCTATCCTTTTGCTTTTCATTCTTTGAAAAAGAGGTACAATCTCTTCTCTAACGATGTCCAATGA
- a CDS encoding GatB/YqeY domain-containing protein, protein MSAESDYGWNAAMGMTLLAKLKSDLKNAMLKKDAVAKGALRIIISEFPTKITTPITLESGKKSTRAKRDDEITDDDIISLIMGLCKSERQTLEYKKETSSEYLEILEAYLPKMATEEEIAAWAKENIDLSQFKSAMQAMGPIMKHFGKAADGNVVKKVLADLAG, encoded by the coding sequence ATGAGTGCGGAGAGCGATTACGGCTGGAACGCGGCCATGGGCATGACCCTGCTGGCCAAACTGAAAAGCGACCTGAAAAATGCCATGCTGAAAAAAGATGCGGTGGCCAAGGGCGCTCTTCGCATCATCATCAGCGAATTTCCCACCAAGATCACCACCCCCATCACCCTGGAGAGCGGCAAAAAAAGCACCCGGGCCAAGCGGGACGACGAGATCACCGACGACGACATCATCAGCCTGATCATGGGGTTGTGCAAGTCGGAACGGCAGACCCTGGAGTACAAAAAAGAGACCAGCTCCGAGTACCTTGAGATCCTGGAGGCATACCTGCCCAAGATGGCCACGGAAGAGGAGATCGCCGCCTGGGCCAAGGAAAACATCGACCTCTCCCAGTTCAAGAGCGCCATGCAGGCCATGGGCCCGATCATGAAGCATTTCGGCAAGGCAGCGGACGGCAATGTGGTGAAAAAGGTGCTGGCGGATCTGGCGGGCTAA